Proteins encoded in a region of the Triticum dicoccoides isolate Atlit2015 ecotype Zavitan chromosome 3A, WEW_v2.0, whole genome shotgun sequence genome:
- the LOC119267030 gene encoding cytochrome P450 704C1-like, whose product MDSPLPFLVAMSSLLLILAGLYMTRLGLLGKRRRSYPPVAGTMLHQLLNWGRLPEYMTELSRRYRTFSMLTLTRSSVHTVDPANVEYILRTNFANYGKGTMTHDTMEDLLGDGIFNVDGAKWRHQRKVASFEFSTRMLRDYSSGVFRDMAAQLAGIVAAAAAAGERLSMEDLFMRSTLESIFKIGFGVNLGALSGSNQEGAAFARAFDNASEQVLYRFLDPLWKAKRLLNIVSEAAMKRSVRTIDDFVYTVIDKKIEQMGRDGQEFAKKQDILSRFLLEREKDPGCFDNKYLRDIILNFMIAGRDTTAGTLSWFLYVMCRDQRIQDKIAREVREATTGDRQNVDGLQEFTACLTEDVISSMHYLHAALTETLRLYPAVPTDVKCCFSDDTLPDGHTVRRGDMVNYLPYAMGRMKFLWGDDAEEFRPERWLDDEGVFVPESPYKFTAFQAGPRICLGKEFAYRQMKIFAATLFYLFRFKMWERNSTVGYRPMLTLKMDGPLCVRASPRRSTEN is encoded by the exons ATGGATTCACCGCTGCCGTTCCTGGTCGCGATGTCGTCGCTGCTCCTGATCCTAGCCGGCCTGTACATGACGCGCCTCGGCCTGCTCGGCAAGAGGCGGCGGAGCTACCCACCCGTCGCCGGCACCATGCTCCACCAGCTGCTCAActggggccgcctgccggagtacATGACGGAGCTCTCCCGCAGGTACCGCACCTTCAGCATGCTCACCCTGACCCGCAGCTCCGTCCACACCGTCGACCCGGCCAACGTCGAGTACATTCTCCGGACCAACTTCGCCAACTACGGCAAGGGGACGATGACCCATGACACGATGGAGGACCTCCTCGGCGACGGGATCTTCAACGTCGACGGCGCCAAGTGGCGTCACCAGCGGAAGGTCGCCAGCTTCGAGTTCAGCACCCGAATGCTCCGGGACTACAGCAGTGGCGTGTTCCGCGACATGGCTGCCCAGCTCGCGGGCATCGTGGCCGCCGCCGCGGCTGCCGGGGAGAGGTTGAGCATGGAGGATCTGTTCATGCGGTCGACGCTGGAATCGATTTTCAAGATTGGGTTCGGGGTCAACCTGGGCGCGCTCTCCGGATCCAACCAGGAGGGTGCAGCGTTCGCCAGGGCGTTCGACAACGCCAGCGAGCAGGTGCTGTACCGGTTCTTGGACCCGCTGTGGAAGGCCAAGAGGCTCCTCAACATCGTGTCGGAGGCGGCCATGAAGCGGTCGGTGCGCACCATCGATGACTTCGTGTACACCGTCATCGACAAGAAGATCGAGCAGATGGGCAGAGATGGACAAGAATTT GCCAAGAAACAGGACATACTGTCGAGATTCCTGCTGGAGAGGGAGAAAGACCCCGGCTGCTTCGACAACAAGTACCTGCGGGACATCATACTCAACTTCATGATCGCCGGCCGCGACACCACGGCGGGCACTCTGTCGTGGTTCCTCTACGTCATGTGCAGAGACCAGCGCATCCAGGACAAGATCGCAAGggaggtgcgggaggccaccaccgGCGACCGCCAGAACGTGGACGGCCTGCAAGAGTTCACGGCGTGCCTGACCGAAGACGTCATCAGCAGCATGCACTACCTCCACGCCGCACTCACGGAGACCCTCCGGCTGTACCCGGCGGTGCCCACC GACGTCAAATGTTGCTTCTCAGATGACACGTTGCCGGACGGGCACACCGTGAGGAGAGGGGACATGGTGAACTACCTGCCGTACGCGATGGGCCGGATGAAGTTCCTGTGGGGCGACGACGCCGAGGAGTTCAGGCCAGAGAGGTGGCTCGACGACGAAGGTGTGTTCGTCCCGGAGAGCCCCTACAAGTTCACCGCTTTCCAG GCGGGGCCTCGGATCTGCTTAGGAAAGGAGTTCGCGTATAGGCAAATGAAGATATTTGCAGCCACTCTTTTCTACCTCTTCAGGTTTAAGATGTGGGAGCGCAACTCGACGGTGGGGTATCGCCCGATGCTCACGCTTAAAATGGACGGCCCACTCTGTGTTCGTGCGTCGCCCCGGCGATCAACCGAAAACTAG